The Macaca nemestrina isolate mMacNem1 chromosome 6, mMacNem.hap1, whole genome shotgun sequence genome window below encodes:
- the LOC105466906 gene encoding serine protease inhibitor Kazal-type 14 produces MARSFPLVSLLPFVLIHLVLSSVSGPRHWWPPHGIIKVKCPYEKVNLSWYNGTVNPCPGLYQPICGTNFITYDNPCILCVEGLKSHGRIRFYHDGKC; encoded by the exons ATGGCCAGATCTTTCCCACTAGTCTCACTTTTGCCCTTTGTCTTGATACATTTGGTGTTATCTTCTG TTTCAGGCCCTAGACACTGGTGGCCACCACATGGAATTATTAAG GTGAAATGTCCATATGAGAAAGTAAACTTGAGTTGGTACAATGGAACAGTCAACCCCTGCCCTGGCTTATATCAACCCATCTGTGGTACCAATTTTATAACCTATGATAATCCCTGCATCCTGTGTGTTGAGGGCTT GAAATCTCATGGAAGAATCAGGTTTTACCATGATGGAAAATGTTAG